The following coding sequences lie in one Candidatus Babeliales bacterium genomic window:
- a CDS encoding EndoU domain-containing protein codes for MMKFSSYFLMFFLSFTRCFGLTSQEVMQQTVTIDLYCVYIEKQYYAEGKIASPYCVLACVVTETVARQTYLQASPDGKVSSAPSLHIPPTTENLDLKNSVHSFLSNPSPEKDDGIHIQNGILKAVFGNFSVGIDVVGLGWFLLKKIQGFITNTRVEKEFVNQYNEWKEKDFQNDALQIIKRGNQDHDDNALLSQVDQEAILSEYHLYQFEGFRSYIKTFSHYEPFIEQLHKSVCDDNYAKKRWWKKFPGFFYETFPDVVQSLYEQAEDERADRKKREQEEEARRDEARQLLHAPMQERLRYYAEYMHECAEEYDFEVTCGRWDDDLQEERFILRSEAIIKAEKNSYCLSTKTYNVSPQLDSFLQGHNLNPDVFRQCEGSLIQQCFHQEIIMIVDQAAAISSKYEHLQDPSVIFFTDTVVDVASVSAEYNHAGHVKQALILIDCCWSFLDCSIGVAQGLCDGTYKVYDAAQDPFGTIFNMASNTGHLVKNGMWHAGRVLYELCDVLVACETDKGAAEKYFTQAAKNIGAVATALADKIQKVPLQTVAREGTAMVVDAFLTKKCLGALYTFYTTTHKQLIPVIQAIERTGEVPAIAGVAEIIVAEGAATTTQLFKQAADTVKVVGQAVGGVAGQITKVPSTYLARKVSYMLYKEKEILVLFLHFKDALKIGKEYTGVMGFKNVKITARALKHIFGVEITEKMKKTGIVDTIIQGFHHDLGNKMSHLIKNPIVDKVTGVVKGTLDCLGQTKRGKTLFPSSWSRSKVMKKIQESLLNPSEMPILDGNRWAYIGLTSDGIKIKTVFEKTGELVTAYPILRG; via the coding sequence ATGATGAAATTCAGTTCTTATTTCCTTATGTTTTTCCTTTCATTCACCCGTTGTTTTGGCCTGACATCGCAAGAGGTTATGCAGCAAACGGTTACCATTGATCTGTATTGCGTATATATAGAAAAGCAATATTACGCAGAAGGGAAAATAGCATCTCCTTATTGTGTGTTGGCGTGTGTTGTAACAGAAACAGTTGCTCGTCAAACATATTTACAAGCATCACCAGATGGTAAAGTATCGTCGGCACCTTCACTACATATTCCTCCAACTACAGAAAATCTTGATCTCAAAAACAGCGTACACTCTTTTTTATCAAATCCATCACCAGAAAAAGATGACGGGATACATATACAGAACGGGATATTGAAAGCCGTCTTTGGCAATTTCAGTGTTGGTATTGACGTCGTGGGATTAGGATGGTTTTTACTAAAAAAAATACAAGGATTCATCACAAACACCAGAGTAGAGAAGGAATTTGTTAATCAGTATAACGAATGGAAAGAAAAAGATTTTCAAAATGATGCCCTACAAATTATTAAAAGAGGTAATCAAGATCATGATGATAACGCGCTACTTTCGCAAGTAGATCAAGAAGCGATTTTATCAGAATATCATCTCTATCAGTTTGAGGGCTTTCGCTCATATATAAAAACATTTTCTCACTATGAACCATTTATAGAGCAGTTGCACAAATCTGTGTGCGATGACAATTACGCTAAAAAAAGATGGTGGAAAAAATTTCCTGGTTTCTTTTATGAAACATTTCCTGATGTTGTACAGTCACTGTATGAGCAAGCTGAGGATGAACGAGCAGATCGTAAAAAACGAGAACAAGAAGAGGAAGCTCGTAGAGATGAAGCGAGACAATTATTGCATGCACCAATGCAAGAACGTTTACGGTATTATGCAGAATATATGCATGAATGTGCAGAGGAATATGATTTTGAAGTTACATGCGGAAGATGGGATGATGATCTGCAAGAAGAGCGTTTTATTCTGCGCAGTGAAGCGATCATAAAGGCAGAAAAAAACAGTTATTGTTTGAGTACAAAAACGTATAATGTATCGCCACAGCTCGATAGTTTTTTACAAGGTCACAATCTGAATCCCGATGTTTTTAGACAATGCGAGGGATCACTTATTCAACAATGTTTCCATCAAGAAATAATTATGATTGTGGATCAAGCTGCAGCAATTAGCTCTAAGTATGAACATTTGCAAGACCCATCAGTAATTTTTTTTACTGATACGGTTGTCGATGTGGCGTCAGTTTCAGCAGAATATAATCATGCTGGGCATGTTAAACAAGCATTAATACTGATCGATTGTTGTTGGAGTTTTTTAGATTGTTCAATCGGCGTAGCGCAAGGACTATGTGACGGTACATATAAAGTTTATGACGCGGCACAAGATCCCTTTGGTACCATATTTAATATGGCGAGCAATACTGGACATCTCGTAAAAAATGGTATGTGGCATGCAGGGAGAGTGCTTTATGAATTATGTGATGTGCTCGTTGCATGTGAGACTGATAAAGGGGCTGCGGAGAAATATTTTACGCAAGCTGCTAAAAATATAGGAGCGGTTGCAACTGCTCTTGCAGATAAAATACAAAAAGTACCTTTGCAAACTGTTGCGCGTGAAGGGACTGCAATGGTAGTGGATGCCTTTCTCACTAAAAAATGTTTAGGCGCTCTGTATACATTCTATACAACAACACACAAGCAACTTATTCCTGTTATACAAGCAATCGAACGTACTGGAGAGGTGCCAGCGATTGCAGGGGTTGCTGAAATTATCGTTGCAGAAGGCGCTGCTACAACTACTCAATTATTTAAGCAAGCAGCGGATACAGTGAAGGTAGTAGGGCAGGCGGTTGGTGGTGTTGCTGGTCAAATTACAAAAGTTCCGTCAACCTACCTGGCTCGTAAAGTTAGTTATATGCTCTATAAAGAAAAGGAAATATTGGTATTGTTCTTACACTTTAAAGACGCATTAAAAATTGGTAAGGAGTATACCGGTGTAATGGGTTTTAAAAATGTTAAAATTACGGCAAGAGCACTCAAACATATTTTTGGTGTTGAAATTACAGAGAAGATGAAAAAAACTGGAATAGTTGATACTATAATACAGGGTTTTCACCATGATTTAGGGAATAAAATGAGTCACCTTATCAAGAATCCTATTGTTGATAAGGTGACGGGCGTTGTAAAGGGAACACTTGATTGTTTAGGACAGACAAAGCGTGGTAAAACATTGTTTCCTTCTTCATGGTCACGCTCAAAAGTGATGAAAAAAATCCAGGAGTCTTTATTGAATCCAAGTGAGATGCCTATATTAGATGGTAACCGTTGGGCATACATTGGCTTGACCAGTGATGGCATTAAAATTAAGACTGTTTTTGAAAAAACAGGCGAACTGGTGACAGCATATCCGATTTTAAGGGGTTGA